The Pedobacter roseus genome contains a region encoding:
- a CDS encoding fatty acid desaturase family protein: protein MKSKAKFPCLPGNSFYAEVRRRVNNDFKENNRSTNANKLMWFKACLFLTVFLALYLMILLLPLHALILTGLTILMGATCAFIGFNICHDAIHGSFSSSKRTNSFFSFLFNMVGASPYVWNITHNVVHHTYTNIPGHDEDIEVAPGLIRICNEDELKPHQRFQQWYAFPLYSLASLSWVFRKDYKKFFQKSVGAHQSKHPKVEYFNLFFYKFLYYFIFIGLPILVIPLLWWQVVIGFVILHMAQGLTMGLVFQLAHVVEGTTFPITNAEGNMEEAWAEHQMRTTANFATECRVSAFFLGGLNRQIEHHLFPKICHVHYGRISGIVKQTALEFGLPYHENTTFLSALRSHFRILKKMGRVE from the coding sequence ATGAAATCAAAAGCAAAATTCCCATGTTTACCGGGAAACTCCTTTTACGCTGAGGTACGCCGAAGGGTAAACAACGACTTTAAGGAAAACAACAGAAGTACCAACGCCAACAAACTGATGTGGTTTAAAGCCTGTTTGTTCCTTACGGTATTTTTGGCCCTTTATTTAATGATATTGCTTTTACCTTTACATGCCCTCATCCTTACTGGCTTAACCATTTTAATGGGTGCAACCTGTGCCTTTATCGGTTTTAACATTTGTCACGATGCCATTCACGGTTCTTTTTCGAGTTCTAAACGCACCAATTCGTTTTTCAGTTTTTTGTTTAATATGGTAGGTGCAAGTCCTTACGTTTGGAACATCACCCACAATGTGGTGCACCATACTTATACCAATATTCCAGGGCATGATGAAGATATCGAAGTGGCGCCGGGACTGATCCGTATATGTAATGAAGATGAATTAAAACCACACCAGCGTTTTCAGCAATGGTATGCTTTTCCTTTGTACAGCCTTGCTTCGCTATCCTGGGTTTTCAGGAAAGATTATAAAAAGTTTTTCCAGAAAAGTGTTGGCGCTCACCAGAGCAAACACCCAAAAGTTGAATATTTTAACCTGTTTTTCTACAAATTCCTTTACTATTTCATTTTTATTGGATTACCTATACTGGTGATACCACTATTGTGGTGGCAGGTTGTTATCGGTTTTGTAATATTACACATGGCCCAGGGCTTAACAATGGGCCTTGTTTTTCAACTGGCACACGTAGTAGAAGGTACAACTTTCCCTATTACCAATGCAGAAGGCAATATGGAAGAAGCCTGGGCAGAACACCAGATGCGTACTACGGCCAACTTTGCAACAGAGTGCCGGGTTTCTGCCTTTTTTCTGGGCGGTTTAAACCGACAGATAGAACACCACCTTTTCCCTAAAATCTGCCACGTGCATTATGGAAGGATATCGGGCATTGTAAAACAAACTGCGCTTGAATTCGGGCTGCCCTATCATGAAAACACCACCTTCTTATCAGCATTGCGTTCGCACTTTAGGATATTGAAGAAGATGGGAAGGGTTGAATAG
- a CDS encoding GDSL-type esterase/lipase family protein: MYWYEEEVKQLERKHRLDREHAGIIFYGSSSIRLWNSLEDDFDFTKVTNLGFGGSTLAACVWFFERIMTDYKPKALMVYAGDNDLGDGRNPEEIFIFFQQLMVKVNLRFGNLPCYFISLKPSIHRWHIADQFRYTNNLIESEIIKLNGNWKFIDVFKKMLDKSGYPNASLYDHDGLHLSEEGYRLWTESVKEKIG; this comes from the coding sequence ATGTATTGGTACGAAGAAGAGGTTAAGCAATTAGAACGAAAGCATCGCTTAGACCGTGAGCATGCCGGGATTATTTTCTATGGAAGTTCATCTATCCGTTTATGGAACAGCCTGGAAGATGATTTCGACTTCACCAAAGTAACCAATCTGGGGTTTGGAGGATCTACTTTAGCTGCCTGTGTATGGTTTTTCGAGAGGATTATGACCGATTACAAGCCAAAAGCCCTTATGGTTTATGCCGGTGATAACGATTTGGGCGATGGCAGAAATCCTGAAGAAATCTTTATATTTTTCCAGCAACTGATGGTAAAAGTTAACCTCAGGTTTGGAAACCTGCCCTGTTATTTTATTTCATTAAAACCAAGTATCCACCGCTGGCATATTGCCGATCAGTTTAGGTACACCAATAACCTTATTGAGAGCGAGATTATCAAACTTAATGGTAACTGGAAATTTATCGATGTATTTAAGAAAATGCTGGATAAATCGGGTTATCCGAATGCCTCACTTTACGATCACGATGGGCTGCATCTAAGCGAGGAAGGCTACCGCCTGTGGACAGAATCGGTTAAGGAAAAAATAGGTTAA